A genomic stretch from Paludisphaera rhizosphaerae includes:
- a CDS encoding class I SAM-dependent methyltransferase encodes MNTTAVHQAYNDVVATHYDLDPQGVIGRALDLGIGQMKAEGLLTDRDLHVLDIGMGTGLFLEKLQQASEGRIIPFGIDLAESMLEVARRRLPDLDAVAGDASKLDAYFKDREFDCVCTHFVTGFVSMRTLAPQIAGKLLPGGCWSLVGGTKAAYPALQAKGDSRFLRWYTGAGSRRMDDTVLNPADAGEVAEVMEANGFEVLRSETFRPTLNFENFDGFMEFAYHGGWLTPLIESMGLHRAGAAKRWLLNRLAFPIQDSHDIVAVLGRKR; translated from the coding sequence ATGAATACCACGGCGGTCCACCAGGCATACAACGACGTCGTCGCGACGCACTACGACCTCGATCCCCAGGGCGTCATCGGCCGGGCGCTCGACCTCGGCATCGGCCAGATGAAGGCCGAGGGCCTGCTGACAGACCGAGACCTGCACGTCCTCGACATCGGCATGGGGACGGGGCTCTTCCTCGAGAAGCTCCAGCAGGCGTCCGAAGGTCGGATCATCCCCTTCGGGATCGACCTGGCGGAGAGCATGCTGGAGGTGGCCCGGCGGAGGCTGCCGGACCTTGATGCCGTCGCCGGCGACGCCTCCAAGCTCGACGCGTACTTCAAGGATCGCGAGTTCGACTGCGTCTGCACGCACTTCGTCACCGGGTTCGTGTCGATGCGCACGCTGGCCCCCCAGATCGCCGGCAAGCTCCTGCCGGGGGGCTGCTGGTCGCTGGTCGGCGGCACGAAGGCGGCCTACCCGGCGCTCCAGGCCAAGGGTGATTCCAGGTTCCTCCGCTGGTACACCGGCGCGGGCTCGCGGCGGATGGACGACACCGTCCTGAATCCGGCCGACGCCGGCGAGGTCGCCGAGGTCATGGAAGCCAACGGCTTCGAGGTCCTTCGCAGCGAGACGTTCCGGCCCACGCTGAACTTCGAGAACTTCGACGGCTTCATGGAGTTCGCCTACCACGGCGGCTGGCTCACCCCGCTGATCGAAAGCATGGGTCTGCACCGCGCCGGCGCGGCCAAGCGATGGCTCCTCAACCGCCTGGCGTTCCCAATCCAGGATTCGCACGACATCGTCGCCGTGCTGGGCCGCAAGCGCTGA